A genomic segment from Nicotiana tabacum cultivar K326 chromosome 7, ASM71507v2, whole genome shotgun sequence encodes:
- the LOC107767383 gene encoding uncharacterized protein LOC107767383 isoform X2 produces the protein MSLENEDRSATDHVSEIGEVRKHSKVSYTREFLLSLSQLEICKKIPTGFDQSILSELEDTSRGIQDRQRIPGSLPSQGFRRNDYSSSPPTRGDSDGNSRGIYGRWESRSSGRSDRDSDTQSDKDSDPGRRYGNQARRTWQSSEHDGLLGSGSFPKPSAYASGVSATKVRASDNYQLNRSNEPYHPPRPYKAMPHSRRNTDACNDETFGSIESASEDRVEEERRRRASFELMRKEQQKTLQEKQKSNAEKHTAEYDSDISVLLEDNKKDRRLLDKNAEVDITTSQPCASNESGKSSSSSQNLPSRPLVPPGFKTTVSDKNSGSATLNLSCLTEIGKHETEEILLEAKSDAQNGICQSLERQSSREISSCDQLEHKSLHASILKKNDQIVKLSVNSDDSDRKFSMEDHSRRTSSLDLNEPAILELSAQNSGGKFVAESNINHSTSILDKIFGSAIANLTDSDAPVTNEDSKPNDKLDPKAVQSSKFAHWFFEEERKLEDDSSSSRPSDLLALIVGGDKNRKQPFEGNTLEQLPSEFSYQSLEPTSKFVSNLPSSLLGGPELVYKSSKRGAAPTILTCEDLEHTMLSEFSEKKSNSQPQGSSTNHTKTEKPVNVDSQASQHLLSLLQKGPNLGNVKQRSNAGIESLEAHGETTVQDRSKKEDNNSHVSGNTLTLESLFGTAFMTELQSAQAPVSIQRISVGSGLNDSQETQKSSLPSSDDTLSSSIIDDIGLRGATKENNVLPSNCRDHPKLDKAENWLGFNDSSFEVNSLKRQTEALSRNGDYRAGEFRLPEGESLFSVGDPLVSQVPMPAGNMSKGDLVTVNSVGSDQRSLVGPGALPFPRVSHDQIESEMLFHHLRAQPSSSQFHPLQMSQGKPLLHPLDSRPAHLNSQIFSGPEGMIQHDALPGHQFAGSIMRPPFHHPNARVTGFDLPAHHPMLQQMQMSGTHPPHLLHDRLNGGPVPSHSSNQAAGVVHEANPMQGFPFTSHQVNINGLGMQVPDINSRNNHPEALQRLIEMELKASKQNHTFPAGRGQGTYSHELDMGLRYR, from the exons ATGAGCTTGGAGAATGAGGATCGAAGCGCCACCGATCACGTTTCTGAAATTGGTGAAGTCCGGAA GCATTCAAAAGTATCGTATACAAGAGAGTTTCTTTTGTCACTCAGTCAACTGGAGATTTGCAAGAAGATACCAACTGGTTTTGATCAGTCGATCCTGAG TGAGCTTGAGGACACCTCACGTGGCATACAAGACCGCCAAAGAATACCTGGAAGCTTGCCCTCTCAAGGTTTCAGACGTAATGATTATAGTTCGTCTCCACCTACTCGTGGGGATTCTGATGGCAATTCAAGAGGCATTTATGGAAGATGGGAAAGTCGTTCCTCTGGGCGTAGTGATCGAGATAGTGATACACAATCAGATAAAGATTCCG ATCCTGGTAGACGCTACGGGAATCAAGCACGCCGCACTTGGCAGAGTTCTGAGCATGATGGGCTTCTTGGAAGTGGTTCATTTCCCAAGCCATCTGCATATGCATCTGGAGTATCTGCAACTAAGGTCCGAGCAAGTGATAACTATCAGCTTAATAGGAGCAATGAGCCATACCATCCTCCTCGACCTTATAAG GCAATGCCTCATTCTCGTAGAAACACTGATGCATGCAATGATGAGACCTTTGGTTCAATTGAGAGTGCAAGTGAGGACAGAGTGGAAGAGGAAAGGAGGAGAAGAG CTTCTTTTGAGTTGATGAGGAAGGAGCAGCAGAAGACTCTTCAAGAGAAGCAGAAATCAAATGCAGAGAAGCATACAGCTGAGTATGACTCGGACATTTCAGTACTGCTGGAAGATAATAAAAAGGATAGGAGGCTTCTGGACAAGAATGCTGAAGTAGATATAACGACCAGCCAGCCTTGCGCAAGCAATGAATCTGGAAAATCATCTTCCTCTTCACAGAATCTCCCATCTAGACCACTTGTGCCCCCAGGCTTCAAAACCACTGTTTCAGATAAGAATTCTGGCTCAGCAACTTTGAACCTTTCATGTTTGACAGAG ATAGGAAAGCATGAAACTGAAGAAATTCTATTGGAAGCTAAATCCGACGCCCAAAATGGTATCTGTCAGAGCTTAGAAAGACAAAGTTCCCGAGAAATTAGTTCGTGTGATCAACTTGAACACAAGAGTTTGCATGCTTCAATTCTGAAGAAGAATGACCAAATTGTGAAATTGTCAGTGAACTCAGATGATTCTGACAGGAAATTTAGCATGGAAGATCATTCACGCCGGACTTCAAGTCTAGATTTAAACGAGCCTGCAATTTTGGAACTCAGTGCCCAGAATTCAGGGGGCAAATTTGTTGCGGAGTCCAATATCAACCATTCAACATCCATCCTGGATAAGATTTTTGGAAGTGCCATTGCAAATCTCACCGACTCTGATGCTCCAGTTACG AATGAAGATAGTAAGCCTAATGACAAATTAGACCCCAAAGCTGTTCAGTCATCAAAATTTGCTCATTGGTTTTTCGAAGAAG AAAGGAAGCTGGAAGATGATTCTTCATCAAGTAGGCCTAGTGATTTGCTTGCATTAATTGTTGGTGGTGATAAAAACAGAAAGCAACCCTTTGAGGGTAATACTTTGGAACAATTACCATCAGAATTCTCCTATCAAAGTCTTGAGCCTACAAGTAAGTTTGTCTCGAATTTACCTTCTTCACTGCTTGGCGGGCCTGAGCTTGTGTATAAGTCCAGTAAAAGGGGGGCAGCGCCGACGATCCTTACTTGTGAAGACCTTGAACATACAATGTTGTCAGAGTTCAGCGAAAAAAAGTCTAATTCACAGCCACAAGGCTCGAGTACTAATCACACAAAGACTGAAAAACCTGTAAATGTGGATAGCCAGGCATCTCAGCACCTCCTTTCATTATTACAGAAGGGGCCAAATCTTGGAAATGTGAAACAGAGGTCCAATGCTGGCATTGAATCATTGGAGGCACATGGTGAGACTACCGTGCAAGACAGATCTAAGAAGGAAGATAACAATAGTCATGTTTCAGGGAATACACTTACTCTTGAATCACTTTTTGGAACTGCTTTTATGACGGAATTACAATCTGCACAAGCTCCAGTTTCAATTCAGAGGATTTCAGTTGGTTCTGGACTAAATGATTCTCAGGAAACTCAAAAGTCGTCATTGCCTAGTTCTGATGATACCCTTTCTTCTTCGATAATTGATGATATTGGACTGAGAGGAGCAACGAAGGAGAATAACGTCTTACCTTCAAATTGCAGAGATCACCCAAAGCTGGATAAGGCAGAAAACTGGTTGGGATTCAATGATTCTTCGTTTGAAGTCAACTCCTTAAAGCGCCAAACTGAAGCGCTGTCCAGAAATGGTGATTATCGGGCTGGTGAATTTCGTCTACCTGAAGGAGAGAGCTTATTTAGTGTTGGTGATCCTTTGGTATCCCAGGTCCCAATGCCAGCAGGAAATATGAGTAAAGGTGACCTGGTGACTGTTAATTCAGTTGGCAGTGATCAAAGGTCTTTGGTGGGTCCAGGGGCACTACCCTTTCCACGAGTTTCTCATGACCAGATTGAGTCTGAGATGCTTTTTCACCATCTTCGTGCTCAACCATCATCTTCTCAGTTTCATCCTTTGCAAATGAGTCAAGGGAAACCATTACTTCATCCATTGGATTCTCGTCCTGCACATTTGAACTCTCAGATTTTCTCTGGTCCAGAGGGCATGATTCAGCACGATGCTCTTCCTGGTCATCAGTTTGCCGGAAGTATAATGAGACCTCCATTTCACCATCCGAATGCTAGGGTGACAGGATTTGATCTTCCTGCTCATCATCCTATGTTGCAGCAGATGCAAATGTCTGGAACTCACCCCCCTCATCTGCTCCATGACCGTCTAAACGGTGGTCCAGTTCCTTCACATTCCAGTAATCAGGCTGCTGGCGTTGTGCATGAAGCTAACCCGATGCAAGGGTTCCCTTTTACGTCTCACCAAGTCAACATTAATGGACTTGGGATGCAAGTTCCAG ATATCAACAGCAGAAACAATCATCCTGAGGCCCTGCAAAGGCTTATTGAGATGGAGCTTAAGGCTTCAAAGCAGAATCACACTTTTCCTGCTGGGCGTGGACAGGGGACGTACAGTCACGAGCTTGACATGGGATTGCGATATAGATAG
- the LOC107767389 gene encoding agamous-like MADS-box protein AGL61 isoform X2 — MVRTKVEIKRIEDKAKRHTTFTKRRQGLFKKAKELAKRCDAQAAVITFSLAGNVFAFGHPSVDDVVNRYIAATSAPEEGNEIPVHKEAEKKDKDVVIENNVDQEDEETTSFELPVGDMGMEELEQLEVAMVQIKKKVVDRINGIISSSKDEDLGLPYTGLTLN, encoded by the coding sequence ATGGTGCGTACAAAAGTAGAGATCAAGAGAATAGAGGATAAAGCTAAAAGGCATACCACTTTCACCAAACGTCGACAAGGTCTTTTTAAGAAAGCTAAGGAGTTGGCCAAAAGATGCGACGCTCAAGCCGCTGTTATCACGTTTTCTTTGGCCGGCAACGTCTTTGCCTTCGGCCATCCTTCTGTTGACGACGTCGTAAACCGTTATATTGCCGCCACGTCAGCTCCTGAAGAAGGCAATGAAATTCCGGTTCATAAAGAGGCTGAAAAGAAGGATAAAGATGTAGTGATTGAGAATAATGTGGATCAGGAAGATGAAGAGACGACATCGTTTGAGTTGCCGGTTGGAGATATGGGTATGGAGGAATTGGAGCAGTTAGAGGTTGCAATGGTGCAGATAAAAAAGAAAGTTGTTGATAGAATAaatgggataatttcaagctcaaAGGATGAGGACCTTGGATTGCCATATACAGGTTTAACGTTGAACTGA
- the LOC107767389 gene encoding agamous-like MADS-box protein AGL61 isoform X1: MVKYYYQASMVRTKVEIKRIEDKAKRHTTFTKRRQGLFKKAKELAKRCDAQAAVITFSLAGNVFAFGHPSVDDVVNRYIAATSAPEEGNEIPVHKEAEKKDKDVVIENNVDQEDEETTSFELPVGDMGMEELEQLEVAMVQIKKKVVDRINGIISSSKDEDLGLPYTGLTLN; encoded by the exons ATG GTTAAGTACTACTACCAAGCAAGCATGGTGCGTACAAAAGTAGAGATCAAGAGAATAGAGGATAAAGCTAAAAGGCATACCACTTTCACCAAACGTCGACAAGGTCTTTTTAAGAAAGCTAAGGAGTTGGCCAAAAGATGCGACGCTCAAGCCGCTGTTATCACGTTTTCTTTGGCCGGCAACGTCTTTGCCTTCGGCCATCCTTCTGTTGACGACGTCGTAAACCGTTATATTGCCGCCACGTCAGCTCCTGAAGAAGGCAATGAAATTCCGGTTCATAAAGAGGCTGAAAAGAAGGATAAAGATGTAGTGATTGAGAATAATGTGGATCAGGAAGATGAAGAGACGACATCGTTTGAGTTGCCGGTTGGAGATATGGGTATGGAGGAATTGGAGCAGTTAGAGGTTGCAATGGTGCAGATAAAAAAGAAAGTTGTTGATAGAATAaatgggataatttcaagctcaaAGGATGAGGACCTTGGATTGCCATATACAGGTTTAACGTTGAACTGA
- the LOC107767383 gene encoding uncharacterized protein LOC107767383 isoform X1: protein MSLENEDRSATDHVSEIGEVRKHSKVSYTREFLLSLSQLEICKKIPTGFDQSILSELEDTSRGIQDRQRIPGSLPSQGFRRNDYSSSPPTRGDSDGNSRGIYGRWESRSSGRSDRDSDTQSDKDSDPGRRYGNQARRTWQSSEHDGLLGSGSFPKPSAYASGVSATKVRASDNYQLNRSNEPYHPPRPYKAMPHSRRNTDACNDETFGSIESASEDRVEEERRRRASFELMRKEQQKTLQEKQKSNAEKHTAEYDSDISVLLEDNKKDRRLLDKNAEVDITTSQPCASNESGKSSSSSQNLPSRPLVPPGFKTTVSDKNSGSATLNLSCLTEIGKHETEEILLEAKSDAQNGICQSLERQSSREISSCDQLEHKSLHASILKKNDQIVKLSVNSDDSDRKFSMEDHSRRTSSLDLNEPAILELSAQNSGGKFVAESNINHSTSILDKIFGSAIANLTDSDAPVTNEDSKPNDKLDPKAVQSSKFAHWFFEEERKLEDDSSSSRPSDLLALIVGGDKNRKQPFEGNTLEQLPSEFSYQSLEPTSKFVSNLPSSLLGGPELVYKSSKRGAAPTILTCEDLEHTMLSEFSEKKSNSQPQGSSTNHTKTEKPVNVDSQASQHLLSLLQKGPNLGNVKQRSNAGIESLEAHGETTVQDRSKKEDNNSHVSGNTLTLESLFGTAFMTELQSAQAPVSIQRISVGSGLNDSQETQKSSLPSSDDTLSSSIIDDIGLRGATKENNVLPSNCRDHPKLDKAENWLGFNDSSFEVNSLKRQTEALSRNGDYRAGEFRLPEGESLFSVGDPLVSQVPMPAGNMSKGDLVTVNSVGSDQRSLVGPGALPFPRVSHDQIESEMLFHHLRAQPSSSQFHPLQMSQGKPLLHPLDSRPAHLNSQIFSGPEGMIQHDALPGHQFAGSIMRPPFHHPNARVTGFDLPAHHPMLQQMQMSGTHPPHLLHDRLNGGPVPSHSSNQAAGVVHEANPMQGFPFTSHQVNINGLGMQVPGPDINSRNNHPEALQRLIEMELKASKQNHTFPAGRGQGTYSHELDMGLRYR from the exons ATGAGCTTGGAGAATGAGGATCGAAGCGCCACCGATCACGTTTCTGAAATTGGTGAAGTCCGGAA GCATTCAAAAGTATCGTATACAAGAGAGTTTCTTTTGTCACTCAGTCAACTGGAGATTTGCAAGAAGATACCAACTGGTTTTGATCAGTCGATCCTGAG TGAGCTTGAGGACACCTCACGTGGCATACAAGACCGCCAAAGAATACCTGGAAGCTTGCCCTCTCAAGGTTTCAGACGTAATGATTATAGTTCGTCTCCACCTACTCGTGGGGATTCTGATGGCAATTCAAGAGGCATTTATGGAAGATGGGAAAGTCGTTCCTCTGGGCGTAGTGATCGAGATAGTGATACACAATCAGATAAAGATTCCG ATCCTGGTAGACGCTACGGGAATCAAGCACGCCGCACTTGGCAGAGTTCTGAGCATGATGGGCTTCTTGGAAGTGGTTCATTTCCCAAGCCATCTGCATATGCATCTGGAGTATCTGCAACTAAGGTCCGAGCAAGTGATAACTATCAGCTTAATAGGAGCAATGAGCCATACCATCCTCCTCGACCTTATAAG GCAATGCCTCATTCTCGTAGAAACACTGATGCATGCAATGATGAGACCTTTGGTTCAATTGAGAGTGCAAGTGAGGACAGAGTGGAAGAGGAAAGGAGGAGAAGAG CTTCTTTTGAGTTGATGAGGAAGGAGCAGCAGAAGACTCTTCAAGAGAAGCAGAAATCAAATGCAGAGAAGCATACAGCTGAGTATGACTCGGACATTTCAGTACTGCTGGAAGATAATAAAAAGGATAGGAGGCTTCTGGACAAGAATGCTGAAGTAGATATAACGACCAGCCAGCCTTGCGCAAGCAATGAATCTGGAAAATCATCTTCCTCTTCACAGAATCTCCCATCTAGACCACTTGTGCCCCCAGGCTTCAAAACCACTGTTTCAGATAAGAATTCTGGCTCAGCAACTTTGAACCTTTCATGTTTGACAGAG ATAGGAAAGCATGAAACTGAAGAAATTCTATTGGAAGCTAAATCCGACGCCCAAAATGGTATCTGTCAGAGCTTAGAAAGACAAAGTTCCCGAGAAATTAGTTCGTGTGATCAACTTGAACACAAGAGTTTGCATGCTTCAATTCTGAAGAAGAATGACCAAATTGTGAAATTGTCAGTGAACTCAGATGATTCTGACAGGAAATTTAGCATGGAAGATCATTCACGCCGGACTTCAAGTCTAGATTTAAACGAGCCTGCAATTTTGGAACTCAGTGCCCAGAATTCAGGGGGCAAATTTGTTGCGGAGTCCAATATCAACCATTCAACATCCATCCTGGATAAGATTTTTGGAAGTGCCATTGCAAATCTCACCGACTCTGATGCTCCAGTTACG AATGAAGATAGTAAGCCTAATGACAAATTAGACCCCAAAGCTGTTCAGTCATCAAAATTTGCTCATTGGTTTTTCGAAGAAG AAAGGAAGCTGGAAGATGATTCTTCATCAAGTAGGCCTAGTGATTTGCTTGCATTAATTGTTGGTGGTGATAAAAACAGAAAGCAACCCTTTGAGGGTAATACTTTGGAACAATTACCATCAGAATTCTCCTATCAAAGTCTTGAGCCTACAAGTAAGTTTGTCTCGAATTTACCTTCTTCACTGCTTGGCGGGCCTGAGCTTGTGTATAAGTCCAGTAAAAGGGGGGCAGCGCCGACGATCCTTACTTGTGAAGACCTTGAACATACAATGTTGTCAGAGTTCAGCGAAAAAAAGTCTAATTCACAGCCACAAGGCTCGAGTACTAATCACACAAAGACTGAAAAACCTGTAAATGTGGATAGCCAGGCATCTCAGCACCTCCTTTCATTATTACAGAAGGGGCCAAATCTTGGAAATGTGAAACAGAGGTCCAATGCTGGCATTGAATCATTGGAGGCACATGGTGAGACTACCGTGCAAGACAGATCTAAGAAGGAAGATAACAATAGTCATGTTTCAGGGAATACACTTACTCTTGAATCACTTTTTGGAACTGCTTTTATGACGGAATTACAATCTGCACAAGCTCCAGTTTCAATTCAGAGGATTTCAGTTGGTTCTGGACTAAATGATTCTCAGGAAACTCAAAAGTCGTCATTGCCTAGTTCTGATGATACCCTTTCTTCTTCGATAATTGATGATATTGGACTGAGAGGAGCAACGAAGGAGAATAACGTCTTACCTTCAAATTGCAGAGATCACCCAAAGCTGGATAAGGCAGAAAACTGGTTGGGATTCAATGATTCTTCGTTTGAAGTCAACTCCTTAAAGCGCCAAACTGAAGCGCTGTCCAGAAATGGTGATTATCGGGCTGGTGAATTTCGTCTACCTGAAGGAGAGAGCTTATTTAGTGTTGGTGATCCTTTGGTATCCCAGGTCCCAATGCCAGCAGGAAATATGAGTAAAGGTGACCTGGTGACTGTTAATTCAGTTGGCAGTGATCAAAGGTCTTTGGTGGGTCCAGGGGCACTACCCTTTCCACGAGTTTCTCATGACCAGATTGAGTCTGAGATGCTTTTTCACCATCTTCGTGCTCAACCATCATCTTCTCAGTTTCATCCTTTGCAAATGAGTCAAGGGAAACCATTACTTCATCCATTGGATTCTCGTCCTGCACATTTGAACTCTCAGATTTTCTCTGGTCCAGAGGGCATGATTCAGCACGATGCTCTTCCTGGTCATCAGTTTGCCGGAAGTATAATGAGACCTCCATTTCACCATCCGAATGCTAGGGTGACAGGATTTGATCTTCCTGCTCATCATCCTATGTTGCAGCAGATGCAAATGTCTGGAACTCACCCCCCTCATCTGCTCCATGACCGTCTAAACGGTGGTCCAGTTCCTTCACATTCCAGTAATCAGGCTGCTGGCGTTGTGCATGAAGCTAACCCGATGCAAGGGTTCCCTTTTACGTCTCACCAAGTCAACATTAATGGACTTGGGATGCAAGTTCCAG GTCCAGATATCAACAGCAGAAACAATCATCCTGAGGCCCTGCAAAGGCTTATTGAGATGGAGCTTAAGGCTTCAAAGCAGAATCACACTTTTCCTGCTGGGCGTGGACAGGGGACGTACAGTCACGAGCTTGACATGGGATTGCGATATAGATAG